CCCTTTTGAATTTCAATCTCATGGATATCAAGATTGAAGGaacccaccccaaaaaaaataaaaaagagctTTTTTTAGTTGATTTGTTTCTTGTTTAGTTATTGGAGTTTTGTGAATGGTATGTTTTGGGTGTTCTGGAATTTGATTGTAAAGACTAAAGAGTATGAATTGTGAAACTGTGAGATTGTTATTAAAGTTGCAATCTTTACATGTACTTATCTTTAATCCAATAGCTAGATTTTGGTTTTGGTGCTGTTTAGTTTCTTGATTAGgactttgtaaaaaaaaaaaaaaaaaggtaaattaGTTTGAAGAGCAATGAATAAGATATGTTTAGTTGAACCTGTTTGGGACTGAGGCgtagtagtagttgttgttgttgttgtattaagATTTTCAGATGAAATTGAAATGTTTACTAGACTTGCAATCTTGATGCAACATCTAGCTTTTAgattatatgttattttagGCCTATTTATGTGACCCCAATGTTTGTGTGATGAGCTTCTGTCATGTATTCATCTAAGTAAGTGGTTTTTGAGTGTAGGTTTTAAGGAATAAAGTTAGGACAAAGGCCAAAAGTGGTGCCTATGAAATATTCTAACTTGGTTATTTGAGCTATGCATTAGTATTGTATTAGGGGTGTTTGAACTTTTTTGGATTCGATTGTATTAAGAGCAATGAATAAGATATGTTTAGTTgttttatttcttatattaaGTTTTCCTTTATTAGCTGACAtcaacttgtttgggactgaggcatagtagtagtagtagttgcGTTATTAAGATTTTCAGATTGATATGTTTACTAGACTTGCAGTCTTGTCTTGCTTTTTCCCTTCGATGCAGCATCTAGTTTTTGGTTTATATGTTATTCTCGGCATATTTATGTGAATCTAAGGAATAAGGTTAGGACAAAGGCCAAAAGTGGCGCTTACGAAATATTCTAACTAGTTATTTGAGCTATGAATTAAGGTTGTTTGAACTTTTCTGGATTCAATTGTTAGGGAGTAATGGTGAAAAAGGCTAAGAAAAAGGCCAGAGGTGGTGTGAAGGAGAAGCGGAATCCCGTGGCATCTCCAAATCTTCTTGCTCAACAAGACACTCAAGAAGTTAAAGCACCTGAGGACGATGGAGTTACAGCTGTGAATGATACAAAAATATGCCCCCATATTGATAAGGGTATTGATGTGGAGAAAGTCTCTGCTAAACTTGGATTCTCAGGACCGGTTAGGTGTGAAGATTGTAGGGAAGGAACAGTTAATCGACGAGCTGGGAAAGGAAAAGGTAAACATGGAAAAAAGAAGGGAGGTGGAGAATCGAAGTCGGTATCTAAAGCCATTTGGGTCTGTTTAGAGTGTGGTCATTTGTCGTGCGGAGGTGCTGGATTTCCTACTACTCCTCAGAGCCATGCGGTTCGGCATGCCAGACAGTATCACCACCAATTGGCTGTTCAATTCGAAAATCTTCAGCTTCGCTGGTGTTTCCCGTGCAATAGACTAATTCCTgctgaaaaggaaaaagatgtATTACACGACATAGTCAAGATGATTAAAGGGCGGCCACCTGAAGGGCCCAGTGTTGATGTTGAGGATGTTTGGTTTGGGACGAGGAGTATCACGAGTGAGATCAAGCCAGAAGCTAGTGGTTACGTTGTTAGGGGATTGTTTAATTTAGGAAACACTTGTTTTTTCAATTCAGTAATTCAAAACCTACTAGCAATGAATAGATTACGGGATTACTTTCTTGAATGGGACGAATGTGATGGTCCTCTTGCTGCTGCTTTTAAAAAGCTCTTTGTTGAGACGAGTATTCGAGATGCCTCAAATGCTATAAATCCGAAACCCTTTTTTGGTTCGCTGTGTGCGAAAGCTCCACAGTTTAGGGGATATCAACAGCACGACAGTCACGAGTTGCTTCATTGCTTGCTTGACGGTTTGTCTACCGACGAATTGACTGCAAGAAAGAAACTCAAGTCTCCTCAGGATGATGATGGCAAGTCTCCTACATATGTTGATGCCATCTTTGGGGGTCGTCTCTCTAGTACTGTTACTTGTCTGGAGTGTGGACACTCTTCATTAGTCTACGAGCCATTCTTGGATCTCTCATTACCGGTTCCCACTAAAAAGACTCCATCTAAAAAAGCTCAACCAGTTTCCCGACCGAAGAAATCAAAACATCCTCCAAAGAGAAGTGGAAGAGTTCGCCCCAAAATTAGCAGAGATGCAGCTTCTCTTAATTCTCAAAGTGCTCAAGAAAGCGGTAGCAAGACGGAAGTTCCTTCCGATTCTGCATTGCTGGATTCTCTTGATGCTAGTTCTGTGGCTGATATTGATAATATGGGTTTAACTTCACATAATTTATATTCCTCTTTGAAGTCTAATAATGAGAAACATGTCAACGATGTTACTGGGCAGCTGACTTCAGTGGACAGTTCTGCATGGTTGGATTATCTTGATCAAGATATCCTGCCTAATGGTAATGATATGGCTTCTCAAATAACTTCTCATGATCTGTGTTCCTCTCCGAAGTCCAATAATAATGAACAAAATGACAATGGTGTTACTGGACAGTCGACTTCAACGGACAATTTTACATGTTCAGAGTATCTTGATCAAGGTATTACGCCTAAGGGTGATGATGTCGCATCACAAATTGATATTCCGTCTAATCAGGGTTGTGCAACTGAAAATGTTGTTCAACCTAATGTTTCCTTGCAAAATGATCTGAATGCTCATAGTGACAGTAACTTGACATGTGAAGAAGTAGCAGCTAAAGATATGGATG
This portion of the Lycium ferocissimum isolate CSIRO_LF1 chromosome 1, AGI_CSIRO_Lferr_CH_V1, whole genome shotgun sequence genome encodes:
- the LOC132059550 gene encoding ubiquitin carboxyl-terminal hydrolase 2-like, producing the protein MVKKAKKKARGGVKEKRNPVASPNLLAQQDTQEVKAPEDDGVTAVNDTKICPHIDKGIDVEKVSAKLGFSGPVRCEDCREGTVNRRAGKGKGKHGKKKGGGESKSVSKAIWVCLECGHLSCGGAGFPTTPQSHAVRHARQYHHQLAVQFENLQLRWCFPCNRLIPAEKEKDVLHDIVKMIKGRPPEGPSVDVEDVWFGTRSITSEIKPEASGYVVRGLFNLGNTCFFNSVIQNLLAMNRLRDYFLEWDECDGPLAAAFKKLFVETSIRDASNAINPKPFFGSLCAKAPQFRGYQQHDSHELLHCLLDGLSTDELTARKKLKSPQDDDGKSPTYVDAIFGGRLSSTVTCLECGHSSLVYEPFLDLSLPVPTKKTPSKKAQPVSRPKKSKHPPKRSGRVRPKISRDAASLNSQSAQESGSKTEVPSDSALLDSLDASSVADIDNMGLTSHNLYSSLKSNNEKHVNDVTGQLTSVDSSAWLDYLDQDILPNGNDMASQITSHDLCSSPKSNNNEQNDNGVTGQSTSTDNFTCSEYLDQGITPKGDDVASQIDIPSNQGCATENVVQPNVSLQNDLNAHSDSNLTCEEVAAKDMDAREVEHNSASGSQVLSVDSNLDSSTRLGEIEAALLVQDSEILLLPYKEETSTTSDVLKGEDEDSLEFDGFGGLFNEPEPVAGPAEKPLPNGYGEASSAVGNSTESDPDEVDNTDAPVSVESCLACFTKPELLSKTEHAWQCENCAKLLREQRMRSEGGFHSSQDEASGLVNCNNQNNGVQLDERSANYESGESEENEIDSKGVKVERDATKRILIDKAPPILIIHLKRFSQDARGRLSKLNGHVNFRDAVDLTTFIDPRCLQREIYKYRLVGVVEHSGTMRGGHYVAYVRGGPKIAGEDKDAKDYVWYYASDAYVREVPLEEVLRSEAYILFYEEI